A window from Mogibacterium neglectum encodes these proteins:
- a CDS encoding nucleotidyltransferase family protein has product MKVRKQLLQKKRSNNYLMRVLGIVAEYNPLHNGHLYQINKAKQETDADAVIVALSGDYVQRGELASANKWVRAESAIKNGIDAVFEIPTYACLGNASVYASAGIELLAATGVVDVISFGSESGNLEELTEIASNMNDGRICERISELSKDGHSYPRARAIAYEEFFGSDSNEILSRPNDILAIEYIKAHSSLKNSNIVLHAVKRESSGYSAAFDNSMRFQSASGIRQAIRDEIDVSDFMPEDSLKHVESYSSSMQDKVDGNLFNLIRYALINLSAAEIDEFPSGGEGIGGRLLEIYTKCNTFEDLVIGAKSKRYTYTRISRLLMQILLGIKRRDFDNASPEYLRLLAANETGRQLIRRAKKEELNKLPLLTNINRESNILSLFAKKQLLLDIKAADTYNILAINDMYKESDRVKRPTML; this is encoded by the coding sequence ATGAAGGTCCGCAAGCAGCTCCTGCAGAAGAAGAGGAGCAATAATTACCTGATGAGAGTTCTGGGAATTGTTGCTGAATACAATCCTCTTCATAATGGTCATCTGTACCAAATCAATAAGGCAAAGCAAGAAACTGATGCTGATGCAGTAATAGTCGCTTTGAGCGGGGATTATGTGCAGCGCGGTGAGCTTGCTTCGGCTAACAAGTGGGTTAGAGCAGAGTCCGCAATTAAGAATGGAATAGACGCAGTGTTCGAGATACCAACTTATGCGTGTCTCGGCAATGCGTCTGTTTATGCGTCTGCAGGTATTGAACTTCTTGCAGCAACAGGTGTTGTAGACGTCATATCATTTGGTAGCGAATCTGGAAATCTAGAGGAGTTAACAGAGATTGCATCTAATATGAATGACGGGAGGATATGTGAGAGGATAAGTGAGCTGTCAAAAGATGGCCATAGTTACCCACGGGCACGTGCAATTGCATATGAGGAGTTCTTTGGTAGTGATTCTAATGAAATCCTAAGTAGACCAAATGATATACTTGCTATTGAATATATCAAGGCACATTCATCTCTTAAAAACTCAAATATAGTTCTCCACGCGGTAAAACGTGAGTCTTCTGGATACTCAGCAGCCTTTGATAATAGCATGAGATTTCAAAGTGCATCTGGAATCAGACAAGCTATTCGAGATGAGATTGATGTTTCTGATTTTATGCCTGAAGATTCTCTAAAACATGTGGAATCATACTCAAGTTCCATGCAAGATAAAGTGGATGGGAACCTATTTAATTTAATCAGATATGCCCTTATTAATTTGTCCGCTGCAGAAATTGACGAGTTTCCAAGTGGTGGTGAAGGTATAGGGGGCAGACTTTTAGAGATTTATACAAAATGCAATACATTCGAAGATTTAGTCATAGGTGCAAAGAGTAAGAGGTATACATATACGCGTATTTCAAGGCTTTTGATGCAGATCCTTCTTGGTATAAAGAGGAGAGACTTTGACAATGCTTCACCTGAGTATTTGAGACTACTAGCGGCAAATGAAACTGGTCGGCAACTTATAAGAAGGGCGAAGAAGGAAGAACTCAATAAACTTCCTTTATTGACGAATATCAATAGAGAATCTAATATTCTATCTTTGTTTGCAAAGAAACAATTGCTCCTTGACATTAAGGCTGCAGATACATACAATATTCTAGCAATTAATGATATGTACAAAGAGTCAGATCGCGTAAAAAGGCCGACAATGCTTTAA
- a CDS encoding Asp23/Gls24 family envelope stress response protein, with the protein MKLLSNSEYGTVKISKHVIDKLVLDALLKYENVVTPCSQTGKPLRRGFFSGINDLLSSVEVRDSDNGIYIVFYTIVKFGESINEVSNAIFDSIEHDFEMFSLSKPVEIKECIKGVQAEHIMKRDVEVSRVNE; encoded by the coding sequence ATGAAACTACTCAGCAATTCAGAATATGGAACCGTCAAGATTAGTAAACATGTTATAGACAAACTCGTGCTTGATGCACTGCTTAAATATGAAAATGTAGTCACACCATGCAGCCAGACTGGAAAGCCATTAAGAAGAGGCTTTTTCTCTGGCATAAATGATCTGCTTTCTTCAGTTGAGGTTCGAGATTCGGATAATGGCATTTATATTGTCTTCTATACTATAGTAAAGTTTGGGGAAAGTATTAATGAGGTTAGCAATGCTATTTTTGATAGTATTGAACATGATTTCGAAATGTTTTCTCTTAGCAAACCAGTAGAGATAAAGGAGTGCATTAAAGGTGTGCAAGCTGAACATATCATGAAGAGAGATGTTGAAGTAAGTAGGGTAAACGAATAG
- a CDS encoding transglycosylase domain-containing protein — protein MKSDNDKISNNEREIDEFLSKFEKLDSDDTSQTSPSTGDASSAKSSNRNKKNKPKTKGSFLARLIKGNGEPLRDRLFLKDNPYYNKSLGASVVVNGKKVKNTPKVISKGKIAKDLIILFAILFVITILYTFVVISTAPKIDPENIYDSVAQSSVIYDDQDKKVSTVFYNQDRQLISYKDMPKNMINAFVALEDKTFWKHHGFNWTRMTGAVVQSFTGSGHISGTSTITQQLARNVYLPKIKSQRSIKRKILEMYYASQIERSLSKKQIIEAYLNTIYLGFGSYGVYSASHAYFSKDPKDLTLDECAALAALPQAPDTYALVKLVGKDSVTEGNTNIILRDPDTYIANDTSKNRRDTALKLMHEQGYITDKEFKSAYKKDLINFINPSVKSNKSVNSYFNEYVIDEVSHDLQKKYNISPEEAERMIYTGGLQIHSTMDSTAQSVITKEFETGSNFPSLVSIRKDSSGNVIGANGNILLYDYNDSFNSDGDFTLKSDEATINKDGSVTIKRNKRLNIFTTKAGGKVNYSLEFKKQYVQENGTFYIYSGGFINVPSKYKKLDSNDNLVIDKSYFKDFPKAMVKSGNTLIIKPDAYSLNEKTIQPQAAMVVVEVGSGKIKAMVGGRGQSGSRLYNRALNPRQAGSSIKPLSVYGAALQKSFDYAEKGETWPFVDYKHDKQGVKSYGSYLTASSTIVDEQMTFNGKVWPKNASNSFTGPVTMRKGLQQSINTIAVKIQLQVGNEYSADMLKKFGLTTIVTKGDTSDMNSAALALGGLTNGVIPLEMAQAYATFPNGGVRQSSIAYTKVTDRHGKVLLKNKSKKTKVMDEGVAFIMTDMLRTVVSNGIAGAASISGVQAGGKTGTTNSNYDIWFDGFTPNYAASLWIGTDVNIKLSSMSGMAARLWGRIMNQVPNAKTGKYKSMPSDVVKVGNEYYTKGTEKGRSTYVQPKPTPQQQHQQQYDEDDDTDDDTSQSSQNTNSGPTIPGA, from the coding sequence ATGAAGTCTGATAATGACAAGATTTCTAATAACGAACGTGAAATAGATGAATTTCTATCGAAGTTTGAAAAGCTTGACAGCGACGATACATCACAGACATCTCCTAGTACAGGAGATGCTTCGTCAGCTAAAAGCAGCAATAGAAACAAAAAAAATAAACCTAAAACTAAAGGCTCTTTCCTTGCACGCTTAATCAAGGGGAATGGTGAGCCATTAAGAGACAGACTGTTTCTTAAGGATAATCCCTACTACAACAAAAGTCTCGGCGCATCGGTAGTTGTCAATGGAAAAAAAGTGAAAAATACACCGAAAGTTATAAGCAAAGGAAAAATCGCAAAGGATCTCATAATTTTATTTGCTATCTTATTTGTGATTACAATTCTTTATACATTCGTTGTGATCAGCACTGCTCCAAAGATTGACCCAGAAAACATCTACGATTCGGTAGCTCAGAGCTCAGTAATTTACGATGATCAAGACAAAAAGGTTTCAACTGTTTTTTATAACCAGGATAGACAGCTCATCTCTTATAAAGATATGCCTAAGAATATGATCAACGCTTTTGTCGCACTAGAGGATAAGACTTTCTGGAAACACCACGGATTCAACTGGACTAGGATGACGGGAGCCGTAGTTCAGTCATTTACAGGATCTGGTCATATAAGTGGAACAAGTACAATAACGCAGCAGCTCGCACGTAATGTATACTTGCCAAAGATAAAGAGTCAGCGAAGCATCAAGCGTAAAATCCTCGAGATGTACTACGCTAGCCAGATTGAAAGGTCTTTATCAAAGAAACAAATCATTGAAGCTTACCTTAATACTATTTATCTAGGTTTTGGAAGTTATGGTGTCTATTCAGCATCGCATGCTTATTTCTCCAAAGACCCTAAGGACTTAACTCTAGATGAATGCGCAGCGCTTGCTGCCCTACCTCAAGCGCCTGATACTTATGCGCTAGTTAAACTTGTGGGTAAAGACTCCGTAACCGAAGGAAATACGAATATAATCCTACGTGACCCAGATACTTATATAGCTAATGACACATCTAAAAATCGTCGGGATACAGCCCTCAAACTGATGCACGAACAGGGGTATATAACGGATAAAGAATTTAAATCAGCTTATAAAAAAGACTTAATCAACTTCATAAACCCATCTGTTAAGAGCAACAAGAGCGTTAATTCATATTTCAACGAATATGTAATTGACGAAGTATCTCATGACCTACAGAAGAAATATAATATTTCACCAGAAGAAGCTGAAAGGATGATCTATACTGGAGGACTACAGATACACTCCACCATGGATTCTACAGCACAGAGTGTAATAACTAAGGAATTTGAAACGGGATCGAACTTCCCTTCCCTAGTAAGTATCCGCAAGGATTCTTCTGGCAATGTAATAGGTGCAAATGGAAACATCCTATTATATGATTATAACGATAGCTTCAATTCTGATGGTGATTTTACACTAAAGAGTGATGAAGCAACTATTAATAAAGATGGTTCAGTTACTATTAAACGCAACAAGAGACTTAACATATTCACTACAAAGGCTGGGGGAAAAGTTAATTATAGCCTTGAGTTCAAGAAACAATATGTTCAAGAAAACGGTACATTCTACATATATTCAGGTGGATTTATAAATGTGCCAAGTAAGTATAAGAAACTAGATAGTAACGACAATTTAGTTATTGATAAGAGCTATTTTAAGGACTTCCCTAAGGCTATGGTTAAGTCTGGAAATACATTGATCATTAAACCAGACGCATACTCTTTAAACGAGAAGACTATTCAGCCGCAGGCAGCGATGGTTGTAGTAGAAGTCGGAAGCGGCAAGATAAAGGCTATGGTAGGAGGTCGAGGTCAATCTGGTAGCAGATTGTATAATCGTGCGCTTAACCCAAGGCAGGCCGGTTCATCAATAAAGCCACTATCCGTATATGGTGCGGCACTTCAGAAGAGTTTCGACTATGCAGAAAAAGGTGAAACATGGCCGTTTGTCGATTATAAGCACGATAAGCAAGGAGTCAAGAGCTATGGTAGCTATTTAACCGCATCATCCACGATTGTCGATGAACAGATGACATTCAACGGGAAAGTATGGCCTAAAAACGCAAGTAACAGCTTCACTGGTCCTGTAACCATGCGTAAAGGACTGCAGCAATCGATTAACACTATTGCTGTAAAGATTCAGCTTCAGGTAGGAAATGAATATTCTGCGGATATGCTAAAGAAGTTTGGACTAACAACCATAGTTACTAAAGGCGATACTAGCGATATGAACTCTGCAGCACTCGCACTCGGAGGTCTTACAAATGGTGTAATTCCTCTCGAGATGGCACAGGCTTATGCTACCTTCCCTAATGGAGGTGTACGCCAATCCTCTATCGCTTACACTAAAGTTACAGATAGGCATGGTAAAGTTCTTTTAAAGAACAAGTCGAAGAAAACTAAGGTTATGGATGAAGGAGTTGCCTTTATCATGACTGATATGCTTAGAACCGTAGTATCAAACGGTATTGCTGGAGCGGCATCTATAAGTGGTGTTCAAGCCGGCGGTAAGACTGGTACTACTAACAGCAATTACGACATTTGGTTCGATGGATTTACTCCTAATTATGCAGCTTCCTTGTGGATTGGTACTGACGTTAATATCAAGTTATCATCCATGTCTGGGATGGCTGCAAGACTTTGGGGCAGGATTATGAATCAGGTTCCTAATGCTAAAACTGGTAAGTATAAATCAATGCCAAGCGATGTAGTAAAGGTAGGAAACGAATACTACACTAAAGGTACAGAAAAAGGTCGCTCTACATATGTACAGCCTAAACCTACTCCTCAGCAGCAACATCAGCAGCAATATGATGAGGACGATGATACTGATGATGATACCAGCCAATCATCACAAAATACGAACTCTGGACCTACCATCCCTGGTGCATAA
- the coaD gene encoding pantetheine-phosphate adenylyltransferase — MKRTAIYAGSFDPITNGHLDIIERAANMFDSLTVGIAVNSSKTPLFTLDERRNIVSKVTENIPNIEIDVFDGLLAEYVNDHDFEAVVRGLRATTDFEYEIQMAQMNARLYTGGTETVFLMTDPRYSFISSSLIKEVVSYGGDVDGLLPDYANEMIKTKVENQ, encoded by the coding sequence ATGAAAAGAACTGCAATTTATGCGGGTTCGTTTGATCCAATTACTAATGGTCATTTGGACATAATTGAACGTGCAGCTAATATGTTTGACAGTTTGACTGTCGGCATAGCCGTTAACAGTTCTAAGACCCCGTTGTTCACTTTGGATGAACGAAGGAATATAGTCTCCAAGGTGACGGAGAATATACCTAATATCGAAATTGATGTATTCGATGGGCTGCTCGCAGAGTATGTTAACGATCATGATTTCGAAGCAGTTGTAAGGGGACTTAGAGCAACTACTGATTTTGAATATGAAATTCAGATGGCTCAGATGAATGCTCGCTTATACACGGGTGGGACAGAGACTGTTTTCTTGATGACAGACCCTAGGTATTCGTTCATTAGTTCATCTCTCATCAAAGAAGTGGTCTCTTATGGTGGCGATGTAGATGGGTTGCTGCCAGACTATGCAAACGAAATGATTAAAACTAAAGTTGAGAATCAATAA
- the rpmF gene encoding 50S ribosomal protein L32 produces MAVPKRKTSKAKTASRKAANMKMGAPGLSTCPQCHEPKLPHRVCPTCGFYDGKDVVNNAE; encoded by the coding sequence ATGGCAGTACCAAAGAGGAAAACATCGAAAGCAAAGACTGCTAGCAGAAAGGCTGCTAACATGAAGATGGGCGCTCCGGGACTTTCAACTTGTCCTCAGTGTCATGAGCCAAAGCTTCCACACAGAGTTTGCCCAACATGCGGATTTTATGATGGAAAAGACGTCGTAAATAACGCTGAATAG
- the rpmB gene encoding 50S ribosomal protein L28: protein MSRKCEVCGKGQASGNAVSHSNRHSKRKWNANIQSVRISENGTVRKANVCTSCLRSGKVDRAI from the coding sequence ATGTCCAGAAAATGTGAAGTTTGCGGTAAGGGTCAAGCTTCGGGAAACGCTGTTTCTCATTCTAACAGACATTCGAAGAGAAAGTGGAATGCTAATATTCAGTCTGTAAGGATTAGCGAGAACGGTACGGTCAGAAAGGCAAACGTTTGCACGAGTTGCCTGAGATCTGGCAAAGTAGACCGTGCCATTTAG
- the rsmD gene encoding 16S rRNA (guanine(966)-N(2))-methyltransferase RsmD translates to MRINTGRFKYRKIEVPESARPTTEKVREAVFSMLIGRIKGATVLDLFAGSGSLGLEALSRGAGYCVFNEVNRKNYKILKNNIENCKAEEISSTYNNDFRKALVLANREFDIIFVDPPYREGYYGEVFELIEEYGLLADDGVIVAEHLNDNLLSDKVLCFNRTKHKKYGTIGVDFFERA, encoded by the coding sequence ATGAGGATTAATACTGGCAGGTTCAAATATAGAAAAATAGAGGTTCCTGAGAGTGCTAGGCCAACTACAGAGAAGGTAAGAGAGGCGGTATTTAGCATGCTTATCGGCCGTATAAAAGGAGCAACTGTACTTGATTTATTTGCTGGATCTGGATCTTTAGGCCTAGAGGCACTATCAAGAGGAGCAGGGTATTGTGTATTTAACGAAGTTAATAGAAAAAACTATAAAATACTAAAAAATAACATTGAAAACTGCAAAGCAGAAGAAATTTCTTCAACTTATAATAATGATTTTAGGAAAGCTTTAGTGCTTGCAAATAGAGAGTTTGATATTATATTTGTAGATCCACCTTACCGTGAAGGGTATTATGGTGAAGTATTTGAACTTATTGAGGAATATGGACTTTTAGCAGATGATGGAGTGATAGTCGCCGAACACTTAAACGATAACTTATTATCCGATAAAGTGCTGTGTTTCAATAGAACTAAGCATAAAAAGTATGGAACCATAGGTGTGGACTTCTTCGAAAGAGCTTAA
- the recG gene encoding ATP-dependent DNA helicase RecG has protein sequence MKLSDSVTTIKGVGAKKQTVLEEMGITTIYDLLEHSPFRYQNRLNRTHFMDVPEDKDVLIGGVLINKRLRSIGRGRTMLECALRDESGIFHAIFFNMPFLEKNLRLGNDYTLFGKMKWRNGAKTIVNPEMYPANSPRDIRGIIPVYRRSAGISSNELSKLILSILDEMDESCEWLGDELLEKNNLAPEYYAYRNIHFPESVDAYNRAKFRLIYDKLLAFQYCILYNRRFLDEECGNSMIAPVDISKFLDSLPFRLTEGQQTAVDDIEHDLMSTKTMNRLVQGDAGCGKTVVAETAIFHVVSAGWQAAFMAPTEILARQHFAKLTADFGEFGMRTALLVSGIKSTDRREILEGISSGDIDIVIGTHALIQSDVEFAKLGLVLTDEQHRFGVNQRKILTEKSEAVNVLVMSATPIPRTLAATVFGDMDFSVIKSKPSNRKEIITRYATEKSRERVYANVYNEVKNGNRAYIVAPSIEDSEDNNLISAEALYEELKKKFKGTKIGLIHGKLDKLEKERMMNEFAAGTIKVLVSTVVIEVGIDVPEATVIVIENAERFGLAQLHQLRGRVGRSDLQSYCYLICYSDAENAIERMNAMVTMSDGFEISEEDYRLRGAGDLMGTMQHGYSGNSFYDLFGYDKILKLATSDAEQILSKNQIELKGFVDLEQLQLRTNNIMVQDNSNII, from the coding sequence ATGAAATTAAGTGACAGTGTAACGACAATCAAAGGTGTCGGTGCAAAAAAGCAAACAGTGCTTGAGGAGATGGGGATTACCACAATTTATGATTTGCTTGAACACAGCCCTTTTAGATACCAGAATAGACTTAATCGTACTCATTTTATGGATGTACCTGAAGATAAAGATGTTTTGATTGGTGGTGTTTTGATTAATAAGAGGCTTCGTTCTATAGGTAGAGGTCGTACAATGCTTGAATGTGCGCTCCGTGACGAGAGCGGTATATTTCATGCAATTTTTTTTAATATGCCTTTTCTTGAAAAGAATTTGAGATTAGGAAATGATTACACTTTGTTCGGTAAGATGAAGTGGAGAAATGGGGCTAAGACCATAGTTAATCCTGAAATGTATCCTGCGAATAGTCCTAGAGATATTCGGGGTATAATACCCGTATATAGGCGATCCGCTGGAATATCTTCTAATGAATTGTCAAAGTTGATTCTCAGCATTCTAGATGAGATGGATGAATCTTGTGAGTGGCTAGGAGATGAGCTTTTAGAGAAAAATAATCTTGCGCCCGAGTACTACGCATACAGGAATATTCATTTTCCGGAGAGTGTAGATGCATACAATAGAGCGAAGTTTAGATTGATATATGATAAGCTACTTGCGTTTCAATACTGCATTTTGTATAATCGGAGATTTCTTGATGAAGAATGCGGAAACTCAATGATTGCTCCCGTTGATATAAGCAAATTTTTGGACTCGCTTCCATTCAGGCTTACTGAAGGACAGCAAACCGCTGTAGATGATATAGAGCATGATTTGATGAGCACAAAGACCATGAATAGACTTGTGCAAGGGGATGCTGGGTGCGGAAAGACTGTCGTTGCAGAAACTGCTATCTTTCATGTTGTTAGTGCGGGTTGGCAGGCTGCCTTTATGGCTCCGACAGAGATTTTAGCTAGACAGCACTTTGCTAAACTTACTGCTGATTTTGGAGAATTTGGAATGAGAACTGCACTTCTAGTCAGTGGTATTAAATCTACTGATAGAAGAGAAATACTTGAAGGTATTTCTAGTGGTGACATTGATATCGTTATAGGAACACATGCTCTGATTCAGTCTGATGTGGAGTTTGCAAAGCTTGGTCTAGTTTTAACTGATGAGCAACACAGATTTGGCGTTAATCAGCGAAAAATTTTGACAGAGAAGTCAGAGGCGGTAAATGTTCTGGTGATGTCGGCAACTCCTATTCCTAGAACGCTTGCAGCTACGGTATTTGGTGATATGGATTTCTCTGTTATAAAGAGCAAACCATCAAATCGTAAGGAGATAATAACAAGGTATGCAACTGAAAAATCGCGTGAGCGTGTATATGCAAATGTCTATAATGAAGTAAAGAATGGTAATAGAGCATATATTGTAGCACCGTCAATTGAGGATAGTGAAGATAACAACTTAATATCGGCGGAAGCTCTTTATGAGGAATTAAAAAAGAAATTCAAGGGTACAAAGATAGGTCTTATTCACGGCAAGCTTGATAAATTAGAAAAAGAGCGGATGATGAATGAATTTGCTGCAGGGACTATTAAAGTTCTTGTATCAACAGTAGTAATTGAAGTTGGCATAGATGTTCCTGAAGCAACTGTCATAGTAATTGAAAATGCAGAGAGGTTTGGCTTAGCTCAGCTACATCAGCTAAGGGGAAGAGTTGGAAGAAGTGATTTGCAGTCATATTGCTATCTGATTTGTTACAGCGATGCTGAGAATGCCATAGAGCGTATGAACGCTATGGTGACTATGAGCGATGGATTTGAGATAAGTGAAGAGGATTATAGACTTCGTGGGGCTGGGGATTTGATGGGAACTATGCAACACGGATATTCTGGTAATAGTTTTTACGATTTATTTGGTTATGATAAAATACTAAAGCTTGCAACTTCTGATGCAGAACAGATACTGTCTAAGAATCAAATTGAACTCAAAGGATTCGTAGACCTAGAGCAGTTACAGCTAAGAACAAACAATATCATGGTGCAAGATAATAGTAATATAATATAG